The following proteins are co-located in the Haloplanus sp. HW8-1 genome:
- a CDS encoding FkbM family methyltransferase yields MFEGRRRPPIMNMGPLKRRLGVIADQIRLKTGGPLHTADIGDWSATFLTTTPREYHNAHRYTGEKEVLREFLSSINSDDVVLDVGANVGVFSCFALSAIEDGHVVAVEPHKPTAVRLRTNLAQNASENIWTVFNQAFGDEDAMQHFRVKNDMSGFPSNRVDTEGDYKVQVHRPETLITEGRLPQPDVIKIDVEGAEQRVLDGFGPYLSEVREAFIELHPTAGVEPDSIESRLHHHGFTIHTRTTAENEGTPLWHAVSER; encoded by the coding sequence TCGCTGACCAGATACGATTGAAAACGGGTGGGCCTCTTCATACAGCGGACATTGGAGACTGGTCGGCGACGTTTTTGACCACGACTCCGAGAGAATATCATAACGCTCACCGCTACACGGGTGAAAAGGAAGTTCTCAGGGAATTCTTATCCTCTATCAATTCGGACGATGTTGTCCTTGATGTCGGGGCAAACGTCGGCGTGTTTTCCTGTTTTGCACTTTCTGCGATAGAAGATGGCCACGTAGTTGCCGTCGAACCTCATAAACCAACAGCTGTGCGTCTTCGGACGAACCTTGCCCAAAATGCGTCGGAAAATATCTGGACTGTATTTAATCAAGCATTCGGTGACGAGGATGCAATGCAGCACTTTCGTGTTAAAAATGACATGAGTGGATTTCCCTCGAATCGGGTCGATACGGAGGGGGATTATAAGGTACAGGTCCACCGCCCCGAGACTCTTATTACTGAGGGCAGACTCCCACAGCCAGATGTCATAAAAATCGATGTAGAAGGAGCTGAACAGAGGGTGTTGGATGGATTCGGACCGTATCTCTCCGAGGTACGCGAGGCATTTATCGAACTTCATCCGACAGCGGGCGTGGAACCGGATTCCATCGAGAGTCGACTGCATCATCATGGGTTTACGATCCATACTCGCACGACTGCAGAAAATGAAGGTACTCCATTGTGGCATGCCGTTTCTGAACGATAG
- a CDS encoding glycosyltransferase family 2 protein, protein MNPTSAPPLVSFVIPTYNSREYITECLHSVRDQSYPEIEVLVVDNDSDDGTREVIRDEFPEVTLICLPSNLGRTGASNIGFETAEGKYIALLDDDSEIGSQWTSELVNEFERSDLTLGLLQPQVYHPKAPDEKHLFTEPGEISWFIGCGIMARREALQDCGYFDDNYFVYVDDLELAASLLSHGYTLRTFPEVTTVHKRDWEADLTPLRIYYCVRNKLWFYWKYYPADAAIVHSLYRIGLFGLRAREHDAMGAHLRALRDAVRKGWTYAVQERDVCEELKYDELSISDLVMKSGKVLKRQFP, encoded by the coding sequence GTGAATCCTACGAGTGCTCCTCCGCTTGTTTCGTTCGTTATTCCCACATACAATAGCCGCGAATATATAACGGAATGTCTACACTCCGTGAGAGACCAATCGTATCCCGAAATAGAGGTACTGGTGGTTGATAACGATTCTGACGATGGAACCCGAGAAGTAATAAGAGACGAATTTCCGGAAGTGACGTTGATTTGCCTACCTTCAAACTTGGGTCGGACTGGTGCCTCGAATATCGGGTTCGAAACGGCGGAGGGAAAGTACATAGCACTACTTGACGACGATTCAGAAATCGGATCCCAATGGACGAGTGAATTGGTGAACGAATTCGAACGCTCCGATTTAACCCTCGGCTTGTTGCAGCCTCAAGTGTATCACCCCAAGGCGCCCGACGAAAAACATCTGTTCACCGAACCAGGGGAGATCTCTTGGTTCATCGGCTGTGGAATCATGGCTCGGCGCGAAGCGTTGCAGGACTGTGGTTATTTCGATGATAACTACTTTGTTTATGTTGACGACCTCGAATTGGCAGCCAGTTTACTAAGTCACGGGTATACACTCCGAACGTTTCCGGAAGTGACGACCGTACACAAACGGGACTGGGAGGCGGACCTAACCCCACTGCGTATCTACTACTGTGTTCGAAACAAACTATGGTTCTACTGGAAATACTATCCGGCTGACGCCGCGATCGTCCATAGCCTCTACCGTATCGGTCTTTTCGGCCTCCGAGCCAGAGAACACGATGCAATGGGTGCGCATCTCCGCGCCCTCCGGGATGCAGTACGAAAGGGGTGGACTTACGCGGTTCAAGAGCGCGACGTTTGCGAGGAACTCAAGTACGATGAACTTTCGATATCGGACCTGGTGATGAAAAGTGGGAAAGTTCTCAAACGGCAATTCCCGTAG
- a CDS encoding lipopolysaccharide biosynthesis protein — protein sequence MAKLARSSGIQFGIQIVQTAIGFVAIVFLARFLGSDTLGKYFLVMAVVSWLQIPCLSVHGAMSKRVSEGDEPDAFFTAGLITLVTLCLLLSAVTLGAHQYIREYVGFPATKFVVAIFFLNVVSTFMLAALRSEQKLDIASFYEGGWYILQSLSQVGLAAASVGLLSLLIGEIVAAVVTIAVAFYTVSLSIQRVSRDHFRSLYEFGKYTWAGAIKTRSFAWMDTIVLGFFVSASSVGIYEIAWRISALLILLPSAMAKVSFPDMSQHASAGDLDRVEETLRRAITFAGLLAFPGVIGVSILGTDVLRIYGPEFAAGFWILVILATARIAQSFEILLMSAINALDKPDRSFRISVLFIALNVTLNVLLVSRFDEVGAAVATVISISVSAGMAYKIVASEIRLNVSHRSILSQLVSAAVMGLSLVILRTVWLPESSIGIVAQIIVAAGVYFSVVSLASSELRSLAFRIVAMRSE from the coding sequence ATGGCCAAGCTAGCTCGATCTTCTGGAATTCAATTTGGGATTCAGATCGTTCAGACAGCGATCGGGTTCGTAGCCATCGTTTTTCTCGCTAGGTTCCTCGGTTCGGACACGCTTGGAAAGTATTTCCTCGTGATGGCGGTCGTTAGTTGGCTGCAGATCCCCTGTCTGAGTGTTCACGGAGCGATGTCAAAGCGAGTGAGCGAAGGCGACGAACCTGATGCGTTTTTCACTGCTGGCTTGATTACATTAGTAACACTCTGCTTGCTCCTATCCGCCGTCACACTGGGCGCCCACCAATACATTCGTGAATACGTTGGCTTTCCCGCAACCAAATTCGTCGTCGCGATCTTCTTCCTGAACGTCGTGAGTACCTTCATGTTGGCAGCCCTACGTAGCGAACAGAAGTTGGATATTGCCAGCTTCTATGAAGGGGGATGGTATATTCTACAATCACTGTCTCAAGTTGGATTAGCCGCTGCCAGCGTTGGATTACTCTCTCTCTTAATCGGAGAGATCGTCGCCGCGGTGGTAACTATCGCCGTCGCATTTTACACTGTTTCTCTTTCGATTCAGCGTGTTTCTCGAGACCACTTTCGCTCCCTCTACGAATTCGGCAAATACACGTGGGCGGGAGCGATCAAAACGAGATCATTTGCTTGGATGGATACGATCGTACTCGGTTTTTTTGTTTCTGCGTCTTCGGTCGGCATATATGAGATCGCATGGCGAATTAGCGCTCTGCTGATCCTCTTACCGAGTGCGATGGCCAAGGTATCGTTTCCCGATATGAGTCAACATGCGTCAGCAGGCGATCTCGATCGTGTAGAGGAGACTCTCAGACGTGCGATTACGTTCGCCGGGTTACTCGCTTTTCCGGGGGTTATCGGTGTGTCGATCCTTGGAACAGACGTGTTGCGAATTTATGGACCCGAATTTGCGGCAGGGTTCTGGATACTGGTCATCCTCGCCACGGCACGCATCGCCCAATCTTTCGAAATTCTCCTCATGAGCGCGATAAATGCATTGGACAAACCGGACCGGTCATTCAGAATATCGGTTCTCTTTATCGCACTCAATGTCACGCTGAACGTCCTGCTCGTGTCTCGATTCGACGAGGTCGGAGCAGCGGTTGCCACGGTTATTTCGATCAGTGTGAGCGCAGGGATGGCGTACAAAATCGTCGCCAGCGAAATTCGATTGAACGTCTCTCATCGGTCGATACTCTCGCAGCTAGTGAGTGCGGCGGTGATGGGACTCTCACTAGTTATCCTTCGAACGGTCTGGTTACCGGAATCCTCGATCGGCATAGTCGCCCAAATAATCGTAGCCGCTGGTGTGTACTTCTCAGTTGTTTCCTTGGCTTCGAGTGAGTTACGCTCGCTCGCCTTTAGAATAGTCGCAATGAGATCGGAGTAA
- a CDS encoding NAD-dependent epimerase/dehydratase family protein: protein MTVLVTGGLGYLGSRLIRELPDHPSFSNEEIRILDNLRQPRFHALWDLPSYTKYNFVEGDIRDAELVRDLMEGVDTVFHLAAITNAPQTFDIPEETWDVNYEGSLTVFEAAKDAGVDQFVNAVTCSVYGTTEEKIKEDFDCDPESPYGEAKLEAEQEIFDRYGGEMGVTGLRLGTVYGWTTGMRFDTVVDKFAYLAASGQPLTVYEGAENQKRPYLHVQDSVRSMMFAADSLGDGEAYNVVGQNGRLQDIVDAIKRHFPDVNIGYTEAEQLNQLSYVVSDEKIRNEGFETCYTIDQGVEELADKFRALQ from the coding sequence GTGACCGTACTCGTTACAGGGGGACTTGGCTATCTCGGTTCCCGTCTCATTCGAGAGCTTCCCGACCATCCCTCCTTTTCGAACGAGGAGATTCGGATCCTAGACAACCTTCGACAGCCTCGATTCCACGCATTGTGGGATCTACCCTCCTACACGAAATACAACTTCGTGGAGGGAGACATCCGAGACGCAGAACTCGTCCGAGATCTCATGGAGGGAGTCGATACGGTGTTCCACTTGGCAGCGATCACCAATGCACCCCAGACGTTCGATATTCCTGAGGAGACTTGGGATGTGAATTATGAGGGTTCCCTAACCGTATTCGAAGCGGCTAAAGATGCCGGCGTGGATCAGTTTGTCAACGCTGTCACCTGTTCGGTCTATGGGACGACTGAAGAGAAGATCAAGGAGGATTTCGACTGTGATCCGGAGTCACCGTACGGTGAGGCGAAACTTGAGGCCGAGCAAGAGATATTCGATCGATATGGGGGAGAGATGGGCGTGACTGGCCTTCGTCTCGGAACAGTGTACGGGTGGACAACCGGAATGCGGTTCGATACTGTAGTTGATAAGTTCGCGTACCTCGCGGCATCCGGCCAACCCCTGACAGTCTACGAGGGGGCGGAGAACCAGAAACGACCGTACCTCCACGTCCAAGATTCCGTACGGTCGATGATGTTCGCGGCTGATTCTCTCGGTGACGGCGAAGCCTATAATGTGGTCGGACAGAACGGCCGGTTGCAGGATATCGTCGATGCTATCAAACGCCACTTCCCGGACGTCAACATTGGCTATACGGAGGCCGAACAACTCAATCAACTCTCATACGTCGTGAGCGACGAGAAAATCAGGAATGAAGGATTCGAAACGTGTTATACGATCGACCAAGGGGTAGAAGAACTCGCAGATAAATTCCGGGCGCTACAGTAA
- a CDS encoding glucose-1-phosphate thymidylyltransferase → MKGVILAGGTGSRLRPITHTGPKQLVPIANKPVIEYAIDDLRESGISEIGIILGDKGRDTIQAHLGDGTEFGVDITYIVQGAPLGLAHAVGCAREFVADDPFVVYLGDDLMRDGIGDLIDDFDPEQYAAGIGLQEVDEPSRYGIVDVDEETGDIVDLIEKPDDPPSNFALIGVYVFTPAIFDQIERIEPSWRGELEITDAIQGLLEDGNRVQSHIVHGWWKDTGKPSDVLHANRLVLDEIQSDVRGTIEDEDTVTGRIELGENSVIKQGAVIRGPVSIGESTIIGSDAYVGPFTSIGDDSFVDNVHIEASVAMGKNEIAADRKIVDSLLGYDATVTSKERRRPEGDKLVVGENSSLEI, encoded by the coding sequence ATGAAGGGCGTCATACTTGCAGGCGGGACAGGATCCCGTCTCCGACCGATAACCCACACGGGGCCAAAGCAGCTGGTTCCGATCGCGAACAAGCCCGTTATCGAATATGCGATCGACGACCTCAGAGAATCCGGTATTTCCGAGATCGGGATAATTCTCGGGGACAAGGGACGTGATACGATACAAGCACACCTCGGTGACGGAACGGAGTTCGGTGTCGATATCACATACATTGTCCAGGGTGCACCTCTCGGCCTCGCCCACGCCGTCGGATGTGCCCGGGAATTCGTGGCTGACGATCCGTTCGTCGTGTATCTTGGTGATGACCTGATGCGAGACGGGATTGGCGATCTCATCGATGATTTCGACCCCGAGCAATATGCGGCAGGAATCGGGTTGCAGGAGGTCGACGAACCAAGTCGTTACGGCATCGTCGACGTTGACGAGGAGACGGGTGATATTGTCGATCTGATTGAGAAACCGGACGATCCGCCGTCGAACTTCGCACTTATCGGCGTCTACGTGTTCACACCTGCGATCTTCGACCAGATCGAACGAATCGAACCCTCATGGAGGGGTGAACTCGAAATAACCGACGCCATCCAAGGACTTCTGGAGGACGGAAACCGAGTCCAGTCACACATCGTGCATGGCTGGTGGAAGGACACCGGGAAGCCGAGTGATGTTCTCCACGCGAACCGTTTGGTTTTGGACGAGATACAGTCCGACGTGCGCGGGACGATCGAAGATGAGGACACGGTGACCGGCCGCATCGAACTCGGAGAAAACAGCGTCATCAAGCAAGGCGCAGTCATCAGAGGTCCGGTATCCATCGGGGAAAGCACGATCATCGGGTCGGACGCGTACGTTGGACCCTTCACCAGCATCGGCGACGACTCGTTCGTGGACAACGTTCATATCGAAGCCAGTGTCGCAATGGGCAAAAACGAGATCGCAGCCGATAGAAAAATCGTAGATAGTCTCCTCGGTTACGACGCGACGGTCACTTCGAAGGAGCGACGACGGCCCGAGGGTGATAAATTGGTCGTCGGAGAGAACTCATCGCTCGAAATATAA
- the rfbC gene encoding dTDP-4-dehydrorhamnose 3,5-epimerase: MPFEFERTDIADVVVATPQIFSDERGYLLESYDRTVFEEVGIDDDFQLAFYSRSRSNVLRGLHMQVEPAEQAKLVHVSQGSVFDVVVDLRGSSDTFGEHVVRTLSGDNKEILYVPEGFAHGYLVQEDDTVVHYKASAPYSPENVEGLAWDSQTLDVDWPTDGEPILSDQDQEWPTLREWRARRT, encoded by the coding sequence ATGCCGTTTGAATTCGAACGGACGGATATAGCCGATGTCGTCGTCGCAACGCCTCAAATATTCTCGGACGAGCGTGGATACCTGCTCGAAAGCTATGACAGAACGGTCTTTGAGGAGGTCGGGATAGACGATGATTTCCAGCTTGCTTTCTACTCACGGTCGCGTTCTAATGTGCTTCGGGGACTACACATGCAGGTCGAACCAGCCGAGCAGGCGAAACTCGTCCACGTCAGTCAAGGGAGCGTATTCGACGTGGTCGTCGATCTCCGTGGGAGCTCCGATACGTTCGGAGAACATGTCGTCCGCACGCTTTCGGGTGATAACAAGGAGATTCTGTACGTACCCGAGGGTTTTGCACACGGATATTTGGTGCAAGAAGACGACACGGTGGTGCACTACAAGGCATCCGCTCCGTATTCTCCCGAAAACGTCGAGGGGTTAGCATGGGATTCCCAAACCCTCGATGTCGACTGGCCAACGGACGGAGAGCCAATACTGTCCGACCAGGATCAGGAATGGCCGACGCTCCGGGAGTGGCGAGCGAGGCGGACTTGA
- a CDS encoding DegT/DnrJ/EryC1/StrS family aminotransferase has protein sequence MSDDTEVRQEEGEVERVLYAKATYDEAEKEAVQDVLETPERLVGGDYTDEFQEKVAKRFGKTHGVMTNSGSSANMLALTSLMLSKGAEIITPITTFSTTVAPIVQNDLIPVFIDIDVGSYQIQIDKIEAAITADTEAIMIPALAGNIPNWPRLRAIADEHDLYLIEDSCDTIGARIQGEPTGEFTDVSTTSFYGSHIITGFGGGGIVCFHRQEYADKAKKFRAWGRKSAVDENVTIDERLETQLGDISYDSKFVFDEVGYNFLPLEASAAFGVEQLKKLDDFAERRRENFQRLSEFFRQYDEWFVLPEERDDVETAWLAYPLTITEEAPFDRVDVVKYLENNDIQTRSLWTGNILRHPGFEDIECRIPFETPNADHVMKNAFVIGCHQSLTNRKLDYVEQTFEEFFESAT, from the coding sequence ATGAGCGACGATACCGAGGTACGACAAGAAGAGGGGGAAGTAGAACGTGTACTCTACGCAAAAGCAACGTACGATGAGGCAGAAAAAGAGGCGGTTCAGGATGTACTCGAGACACCCGAACGTCTCGTGGGTGGGGACTACACTGATGAGTTTCAGGAGAAGGTAGCCAAGCGCTTCGGGAAGACACACGGAGTGATGACCAATTCCGGCTCTTCCGCCAATATGTTGGCACTCACATCACTTATGCTCTCAAAGGGTGCGGAGATCATCACACCCATCACTACCTTTTCCACGACGGTTGCCCCGATCGTACAGAACGATCTTATTCCCGTGTTCATCGATATCGATGTCGGGAGTTATCAGATCCAGATCGACAAAATAGAGGCAGCGATCACGGCGGATACCGAGGCGATCATGATTCCTGCACTGGCCGGAAACATCCCCAACTGGCCGCGACTTCGTGCAATCGCGGACGAACACGATCTCTATCTCATCGAGGATTCCTGTGACACGATCGGAGCGAGGATACAGGGCGAGCCGACGGGAGAGTTCACGGACGTCTCCACGACGAGTTTCTACGGATCTCATATCATAACGGGGTTTGGAGGAGGTGGAATTGTCTGCTTCCATAGGCAGGAATACGCCGACAAGGCCAAGAAATTCCGCGCGTGGGGTCGAAAGTCAGCCGTTGATGAAAATGTCACCATCGACGAGCGGCTCGAAACCCAACTTGGCGATATCTCCTACGACTCGAAGTTCGTTTTCGACGAGGTCGGATACAACTTCCTCCCGCTGGAGGCCAGCGCAGCATTCGGAGTTGAGCAGTTGAAGAAACTGGACGATTTCGCCGAACGGCGGCGGGAGAACTTCCAGCGTCTCTCGGAATTCTTCCGGCAATACGACGAGTGGTTTGTTCTCCCCGAGGAGCGCGACGATGTCGAAACCGCTTGGCTGGCTTATCCCCTCACAATCACCGAGGAAGCTCCGTTCGACCGCGTTGACGTCGTCAAATACTTGGAAAACAACGATATTCAGACCCGCTCTCTCTGGACTGGAAACATTCTACGTCACCCCGGATTCGAGGACATCGAGTGCCGGATCCCGTTCGAAACGCCGAACGCGGACCACGTGATGAAAAACGCGTTCGTGATCGGTTGTCATCAATCTCTTACGAATCGAAAACTCGATTACGTCGAGCAGACATTTGAAGAATTTTTCGAATCCGCGACATAA
- a CDS encoding SDR family oxidoreductase, whose translation MELLVTGGSGIVGWDLVRRASNAGYDVTYTRYSTEPSADVDTSTESHYLDVRDDDRVRDLVNDLKPDIIVHAAAMTNVDECERDPERATAINVRGTEHVLAAAEAVDARLVFFSTGFVFDGNGDSFVEDSPRNAVNHYGETKIRGEDLILDSTVDSTICRIDQPYCWSASWQTPSFVEWVLNRLDSRDSFQVFSDWYNTPVYVPDCNEAVLRLLKDGHTGTFHVTGSQYTSRYDWAVKIAETFGYAPDIVKTGCSDDVDLPADRPNNHLSNEKIREEAGIAFRTLEVGAQEMLNKQ comes from the coding sequence ATGGAACTGTTAGTTACCGGCGGTTCGGGGATCGTCGGCTGGGATCTAGTTCGGCGTGCATCGAACGCCGGTTACGATGTCACCTACACGCGGTATTCGACCGAACCATCCGCCGATGTGGACACCAGCACCGAGTCGCACTATCTCGATGTTCGTGATGACGACCGCGTTCGAGATCTCGTAAACGATCTAAAACCGGATATCATCGTTCATGCAGCTGCGATGACCAACGTCGACGAATGTGAACGAGATCCAGAGCGTGCAACTGCGATCAACGTCCGGGGAACGGAGCACGTCCTTGCTGCTGCGGAAGCGGTTGACGCTAGGCTCGTATTTTTTTCGACGGGATTCGTGTTCGACGGCAACGGTGACTCCTTCGTCGAGGATAGCCCACGCAACGCCGTGAACCACTACGGCGAGACAAAAATTAGAGGCGAAGACCTGATCCTCGATTCTACAGTCGACTCTACGATATGCCGTATCGACCAACCGTACTGCTGGTCGGCCTCCTGGCAGACACCATCGTTCGTCGAGTGGGTTCTGAATCGTCTCGACAGTCGCGACTCTTTCCAAGTCTTCAGTGACTGGTACAATACACCCGTCTACGTTCCGGACTGCAACGAGGCCGTCTTGAGACTCCTGAAGGACGGGCACACGGGGACCTTCCACGTTACTGGTTCCCAGTATACGAGTCGATATGATTGGGCGGTCAAGATAGCGGAGACGTTCGGATATGCTCCCGATATCGTGAAGACAGGATGTTCGGACGACGTCGACCTGCCTGCAGACAGACCGAACAATCACCTATCAAATGAAAAGATACGTGAAGAAGCGGGAATCGCGTTCCGGACACTCGAAGTAGGGGCACAAGAGATGCTGAACAAGCAATAA
- a CDS encoding glycosyltransferase family 4 protein, with protein MTATPTGDRAVCVLGYGLHPPWSEGTRVLTRDVVRSLLHTQGIDVSCLSTIGAGATPAEELPITYVRESVVGDLVEHLGGYRYNTDVVMLARLFRRFIAQARKAEVVHAGFASHTMFSALADAVSDAAFVAQTFGGIEHADLAKRLGTFDRIDAYVSCSRGDLETLRELGVPERKLHAVDAPVFTTDFDTPGSENARAEFAVDDGDFVVGYLGNVNERRFPRAVAARIEEFADRSDVTVLVATKLIEDHPFSNASGVTVVNRYLDPREKRLFFRACDVLLFPFDFDDRTSAPIIDPPLSVLEAMAAARPVVTTRCLSLPTLLQDGETGYLREPGDVDGLLDAISRLADRPEERRRIGRAARDVVETRHAPETVATQLREVYDEVVP; from the coding sequence GTGACGGCGACACCGACAGGAGACCGGGCCGTCTGTGTTCTCGGATACGGACTGCATCCGCCGTGGAGCGAGGGGACGCGGGTACTCACCCGGGACGTCGTCCGTAGTCTGCTCCACACCCAGGGTATCGACGTCTCCTGCCTGTCGACGATCGGTGCCGGTGCAACCCCTGCCGAAGAACTGCCGATCACGTACGTCCGCGAGTCGGTCGTCGGCGACCTCGTCGAGCACCTCGGCGGCTATCGGTACAATACGGACGTCGTCATGCTCGCCCGGCTCTTTCGACGGTTCATCGCGCAGGCGCGGAAGGCCGAGGTGGTCCACGCCGGCTTCGCGAGCCACACGATGTTCTCCGCGCTCGCCGATGCCGTGAGCGACGCCGCGTTCGTCGCACAGACGTTCGGCGGCATCGAACACGCGGACCTGGCGAAGCGGCTCGGGACCTTCGACCGAATCGACGCGTACGTCTCCTGTTCCCGCGGTGATCTCGAAACGTTACGCGAACTCGGAGTCCCCGAACGGAAGCTCCACGCGGTCGACGCACCCGTTTTCACGACCGACTTCGACACGCCGGGGAGCGAGAACGCCCGCGCCGAATTTGCCGTTGACGACGGCGATTTCGTCGTCGGCTACCTCGGAAACGTGAACGAACGCCGCTTTCCCCGGGCAGTCGCGGCGCGGATCGAGGAGTTCGCGGATCGATCGGACGTGACGGTGCTCGTCGCGACGAAACTGATCGAGGACCACCCGTTTTCGAACGCATCCGGGGTGACAGTCGTCAACCGCTATCTCGATCCGCGGGAGAAACGGCTGTTCTTCAGGGCCTGTGACGTACTGCTGTTCCCGTTCGACTTCGACGATCGGACCTCCGCCCCCATCATCGATCCACCGCTGTCCGTTCTCGAAGCGATGGCTGCCGCCCGTCCCGTCGTGACCACTCGGTGTCTCTCCCTGCCGACGCTCCTTCAGGACGGCGAAACGGGCTATCTCCGCGAGCCGGGCGACGTCGACGGCCTGTTGGACGCCATCAGCCGACTCGCTGACCGTCCGGAGGAGCGGCGCCGGATCGGCCGAGCGGCGCGCGACGTCGTCGAGACCCGACACGCTCCCGAGACGGTCGCAACACAGCTGCGCGAGGTGTACGACGAGGTGGTCCCGTGA
- a CDS encoding alkaline phosphatase family protein yields MKTLVIGLDGATYNVLEPLLDEGRLPNLQNLIETGTAGTLDSTVPPATYPAWKCYSTGQHPTKLGFHSFLGFKQGNLEPASTDAPEIWDYVCEQGGTAASINMPTSYPASELDGFMTSGYVIGGDDWIYPEEMREFVEEEFDYRPEVSFPVHTELLAEDTAEARAEIRSVMQSRFELAKFALNELSLDFLQLTMYYTDTYQHFFWNQPEILNEMWEYVDEQLGDVLDRVPDGTNVFVVSDHGFERLDTGIFYLNRWLEKEGYLTLEGNETTGLFERLSVDTKTLSAWLDRFGLMPLVRALVPESTRRKVPNPRGEVGVDQLSERLVWEESDAVMYGGGIFLNVDRLGPRYEEVRTELMERVTEITSPETGDPVLVDAYRPEELYAPGETLPRDDDEVPDVLLLPRDEGFVSPAYSPNVWNTTDLEGRWSVHAKPGIFIANGPDIRESSADLDIFDVAPTVLHAMGYPIAEEMDGRVRKDIFSAESEPATREVEYRGERTRIDSAVRALEDGL; encoded by the coding sequence ATGAAGACACTAGTCATCGGTCTCGACGGGGCGACGTACAACGTTCTCGAACCACTGCTGGACGAGGGACGGCTCCCGAACCTGCAGAACCTGATCGAGACGGGGACTGCCGGAACGCTCGACTCGACCGTTCCGCCGGCGACGTACCCAGCGTGGAAATGTTACTCCACCGGTCAGCATCCGACGAAACTCGGCTTCCACAGCTTCCTCGGGTTCAAACAGGGCAACCTGGAACCGGCGTCGACGGACGCACCGGAGATCTGGGACTACGTGTGCGAACAGGGGGGGACCGCGGCGTCGATCAACATGCCGACGTCCTATCCGGCGTCCGAACTCGACGGCTTCATGACCTCCGGATACGTGATCGGGGGCGACGACTGGATCTATCCGGAAGAAATGCGGGAGTTCGTCGAAGAGGAGTTCGACTACAGGCCGGAAGTGTCGTTCCCGGTCCACACGGAACTGCTCGCCGAGGACACGGCCGAGGCTCGCGCGGAGATCAGGTCGGTGATGCAGAGCCGGTTCGAGCTGGCGAAGTTCGCACTCAACGAGTTGTCACTCGACTTCCTCCAGCTCACGATGTACTACACCGACACGTACCAGCACTTCTTCTGGAATCAGCCCGAGATCCTCAACGAGATGTGGGAGTACGTCGACGAGCAACTCGGCGACGTACTCGACCGAGTCCCGGACGGGACGAACGTGTTTGTCGTCTCCGACCACGGGTTCGAACGGCTCGACACGGGGATCTTCTACCTGAACCGCTGGCTCGAAAAGGAGGGCTATCTCACGCTGGAGGGGAACGAAACTACCGGCCTCTTCGAACGACTCTCCGTCGACACGAAGACGCTGTCCGCGTGGCTCGATCGGTTCGGACTGATGCCCCTCGTTCGGGCGCTCGTCCCCGAGTCGACGCGGCGAAAGGTGCCGAACCCGCGGGGGGAGGTCGGCGTCGATCAGCTCTCGGAACGGCTCGTCTGGGAGGAGAGCGATGCGGTCATGTACGGCGGTGGCATCTTCCTCAACGTCGATCGTCTCGGCCCCCGGTACGAGGAGGTCAGAACGGAACTGATGGAGAGGGTCACCGAGATCACCTCCCCGGAGACCGGCGACCCCGTCCTTGTCGACGCGTACCGGCCCGAAGAACTGTACGCGCCGGGCGAGACCCTTCCGCGCGACGACGACGAGGTCCCCGACGTGTTGCTGTTGCCCAGAGACGAGGGGTTCGTCAGCCCGGCCTACTCCCCGAACGTGTGGAACACGACGGATCTCGAGGGACGGTGGAGCGTTCACGCGAAGCCGGGCATCTTCATCGCCAACGGCCCCGACATCCGCGAATCGTCCGCCGATCTCGATATCTTCGACGTCGCGCCGACCGTCCTCCACGCGATGGGATACCCCATCGCCGAGGAGATGGACGGACGCGTCAGGAAGGATATCTTTTCCGCGGAGAGCGAACCGGCGACCCGCGAGGTCGAGTATCGGGGGGAACGCACGCGGATCGATAGCGCGGTCAGGGCTCTCGAAGACGGGCTATGA